A single window of Lysobacter oculi DNA harbors:
- a CDS encoding potassium channel family protein, whose amino-acid sequence MDWLIPGELWGEYGLVALAAGLVTALVVLIHYEGVHWLAMRYVTRPARHDRRVMLRIIFVLLGLHVAEIWCYGVAYWFLVQLPDTGFVHGEHDMDTLFDAIYLSATTYSTLGFGDLAPVGAIRLLAGLESLTGLLLITWSASFTYLEMSRLWRPREEG is encoded by the coding sequence GGACTGGCTGATCCCGGGCGAGCTCTGGGGTGAGTACGGGCTGGTGGCGTTGGCCGCCGGCCTGGTCACCGCGCTGGTGGTGTTGATCCACTACGAAGGCGTGCATTGGCTGGCGATGCGCTACGTGACGCGCCCGGCGCGGCATGACCGGCGGGTGATGTTGCGCATCATCTTCGTGCTGCTGGGCCTGCACGTGGCCGAAATCTGGTGCTACGGCGTGGCGTACTGGTTCCTGGTGCAGCTGCCGGACACCGGCTTCGTGCACGGCGAACACGACATGGACACCTTGTTCGACGCGATCTATCTCTCGGCCACCACCTACAGCACGCTCGGTTTCGGCGACCTGGCCCCGGTCGGGGCGATCCGCCTGCTGGCCGGGCTTGAATCGCTGACCGGCCTGCTGCTGATCACCTGGTCGGCGTCGTTCACCTATCTGGAGATGTCGCGCCTCTGGCGCCCGCGCGAGGAAGGTTGA
- a CDS encoding NADPH-dependent 2,4-dienoyl-CoA reductase has translation MDTTTTPYPHLFAALDLGFTTLRNRVLMGSMHTGLEDRARDFPKLARYFGERAAGGVGLIVTGGFSPTISGWVAPFSGTMQWPWQRARHRTVTDAVHAQGGKICLQLLHSGRYGFHPLIVGATNKKSPITPFKPRALSARGIDRTIDAFARSARLAREAGYDGVEIMGSEGYLLNQFTVPRTNTRADAYGGDIENRMRFAVETVRRVREACGPDFIIVYRLSMLDLVEGGNDWPAIVAQAKAVEAAGATLINTGIGWHEARVPTIATSVPRAAFTGVTAKLRGEVALPLITTNRINMPEVAEAVLARGDADMVSMARPLLADPHWVNKAARGDAQRINTCIACNQACLDHVFENKAATCLVNPSACREDEFTATPASTVRRIAVVGAGPAGLACATTAAERGHHVTLFDAAAEIGGQFNLAKRIPGKEEFHETLRYFGTKLEDSGVELQLGTRVDAAMLQGFDAVVVATGVSPRKVAFPGADHPKVVSYLDVLQGRVQVGAKAALIGAGGIGFDVAEYLAQGDVPSPSLDPHHWMREWGVDAAFDSAGSLVAAQPDASARELWLLQRSPGKPGKRLGKTTGWIHRASLKAKAVTMLGGVEYLGVDDSGLRISVDGQTQTLPVDHVVICAGQEPRRELADQLAGSGIDIHIIGGADVAAELDAKRAIEQGTRVGLQL, from the coding sequence ATGGACACCACCACCACGCCCTACCCGCACCTCTTCGCCGCGCTCGACCTGGGCTTCACCACCCTGCGCAATCGCGTCCTGATGGGCTCGATGCATACCGGGCTGGAAGACCGCGCCCGCGACTTCCCCAAGCTCGCGCGCTATTTCGGTGAACGCGCGGCCGGCGGTGTCGGGCTGATCGTCACCGGTGGTTTCTCGCCGACGATCAGCGGCTGGGTCGCGCCCTTCTCCGGCACGATGCAATGGCCGTGGCAACGCGCGCGCCACCGCACCGTCACCGATGCCGTGCACGCGCAGGGCGGCAAGATCTGCCTGCAGCTGCTGCATTCCGGGCGCTACGGCTTCCACCCGCTGATCGTCGGCGCGACCAACAAGAAGTCCCCGATCACACCGTTCAAGCCACGCGCGTTGTCGGCGCGCGGCATCGACAGGACCATCGACGCCTTTGCCCGCAGCGCCAGGCTGGCGCGCGAGGCCGGCTACGACGGCGTCGAGATCATGGGCAGCGAAGGCTATCTGCTGAACCAGTTCACCGTGCCACGCACCAACACCCGCGCCGATGCCTACGGCGGCGACATCGAGAACCGCATGCGTTTTGCGGTGGAAACGGTGCGCCGCGTGCGCGAGGCCTGCGGACCGGACTTCATCATCGTGTACCGGCTGTCGATGCTTGATCTGGTCGAAGGCGGCAACGACTGGCCGGCGATCGTCGCCCAGGCCAAGGCGGTCGAAGCCGCAGGCGCGACGCTCATCAACACCGGCATCGGCTGGCACGAGGCGCGCGTTCCCACCATCGCCACCAGCGTGCCGCGCGCCGCGTTCACCGGCGTCACCGCCAAGCTGCGTGGCGAGGTCGCCCTGCCGCTCATCACCACCAACCGCATCAACATGCCCGAAGTCGCGGAAGCCGTGCTCGCGCGTGGCGATGCCGACATGGTGTCGATGGCGCGACCGCTGCTGGCCGATCCGCACTGGGTCAACAAGGCCGCGCGCGGCGATGCACAGCGCATCAACACCTGCATCGCCTGCAACCAGGCCTGCCTCGACCATGTGTTCGAAAACAAGGCCGCGACCTGCCTGGTCAACCCGAGTGCGTGCCGCGAGGACGAATTCACTGCAACGCCCGCGTCAACCGTGCGGCGCATCGCGGTGGTCGGCGCCGGCCCGGCCGGATTGGCCTGCGCGACGACGGCGGCCGAACGCGGCCACCACGTCACTCTGTTCGATGCGGCGGCTGAAATCGGTGGTCAGTTCAACCTGGCCAAGCGCATCCCGGGCAAGGAGGAGTTCCACGAAACCCTGCGCTATTTCGGCACCAAGCTGGAAGACAGCGGCGTCGAACTGCAGCTTGGTACGCGTGTCGATGCGGCGATGCTGCAGGGCTTCGATGCAGTGGTGGTGGCGACCGGCGTGAGCCCGCGCAAAGTGGCTTTCCCGGGTGCCGACCATCCGAAGGTCGTCAGTTATCTGGATGTCCTGCAGGGGCGCGTGCAGGTCGGCGCGAAGGCGGCGTTGATCGGCGCGGGCGGCATCGGGTTTGATGTCGCCGAGTACCTGGCCCAGGGTGATGTGCCTTCGCCCAGCCTTGATCCCCATCACTGGATGCGCGAATGGGGCGTGGATGCGGCATTCGACAGCGCCGGTTCGCTCGTCGCCGCGCAGCCCGATGCTTCAGCGCGCGAGCTGTGGCTGCTGCAACGCAGCCCCGGCAAGCCGGGCAAGCGCCTCGGCAAGACCACCGGCTGGATCCATCGCGCATCGCTGAAGGCGAAGGCGGTGACGATGCTGGGCGGCGTGGAATATCTTGGTGTCGATGACAGCGGCCTGCGCATCAGTGTGGATGGCCAGACGCAGACCCTGCCGGTCGACCATGTGGTGATCTGCGCCGGGCAGGAACCGCGCCGCGAACTGGCCGACCAACTGGCCGGCAGCGGCATCGACATCCACATCATCGGCGGCGCCGATGTCGCGGCGGAGCTGGATGCCAAGCGCGCCATCGAGCAAGGCACGCGGGTCGGCCTGCAGCTGTAA
- a CDS encoding 2'-5' RNA ligase family protein, whose translation MSKPRLFFAALPSPSVVAAMQAVVHAHKLDLRLGRDLFAPENWHQSLSERIFDPSDADIESLMTVGDAIRAHACTLSFNRIDSQLTQAGKIQWTLRARGKPKAFEDLKAVVQAALKQAGHPDIATGVTPHVTLSYGAPEMLEKIDVSPAIDWTLDEIMLVIGAGQPYRYEVIGRWPLLPEIDPPQQQFGMF comes from the coding sequence GTGAGCAAGCCGCGGCTGTTCTTCGCCGCGTTGCCATCGCCATCTGTCGTGGCGGCGATGCAGGCCGTGGTCCATGCGCACAAGCTGGACCTGCGCCTCGGGCGTGACCTGTTTGCGCCGGAGAACTGGCATCAATCGTTGTCCGAGCGCATCTTCGATCCATCCGATGCAGACATCGAATCCCTGATGACGGTGGGCGATGCGATTCGCGCCCACGCCTGCACGTTGTCGTTCAACCGCATCGATTCGCAGCTGACCCAGGCCGGCAAGATCCAATGGACGTTGCGCGCACGCGGCAAGCCCAAGGCCTTCGAGGACCTGAAAGCCGTCGTGCAGGCGGCGTTGAAGCAAGCCGGACACCCCGACATCGCGACCGGCGTGACCCCGCATGTGACCTTGAGCTATGGCGCGCCGGAGATGCTGGAGAAGATCGATGTGTCGCCGGCCATCGACTGGACGCTCGATGAAATCATGCTGGTGATCGGCGCTGGCCAGCCTTACCGCTACGAGGTCATCGGGCGCTGGCCGCTGCTGCCGGAAATCGATCCCCCGCAGCAGCAGTTCGGCATGTTCTGA
- the prpF gene encoding 2-methylaconitate cis-trans isomerase PrpF, with the protein MKNAPQLRIPATYMRGGTSKGVFFRLEDLPEFARASGPARDALLMRVIGSPDPYGKHTDGMGGATSSTSKVVIIARSSEPDHDVDYLYGQVPLDQPFIDWSGNCGNLSSAVGPFAIANGFIDAARFAEDGLCTVRIWQANIGKTIVAHVPVTGGQVQETGDFELDGVTFPAAEIQLEFLDPSDEGEDGGAMFPTGHLVEDLEVPGHGSFRATLINAGVPTVFVDAAALGYDGTELQGAINEDKPALARLEAIRAQAALRMGLVDDVAKAAQRPLTPKVAFVAPARDYLSSSGAAVKAGDIDLNVRAISMGKMHHAMMGTASVAIASAAAVPGTLVNEAAGGGTRDVVRFGHPSGTLRVGAAAEQVDGQWVVRKAVMSRSARVLMEGTVRVPDPQDA; encoded by the coding sequence ATGAAAAATGCCCCGCAACTCCGCATCCCCGCCACCTACATGCGCGGCGGCACCAGCAAGGGCGTGTTCTTCCGCCTGGAAGACCTGCCGGAATTCGCGCGTGCATCGGGCCCGGCGCGCGATGCGTTGCTGATGCGGGTGATCGGCAGTCCCGACCCCTACGGCAAGCACACCGATGGCATGGGTGGCGCCACCTCCAGCACCAGCAAGGTGGTGATCATCGCGCGCTCGTCCGAGCCCGATCACGATGTCGACTACCTCTACGGCCAGGTGCCGCTCGACCAGCCCTTCATCGACTGGAGCGGCAACTGCGGCAACCTGTCGTCGGCGGTGGGTCCGTTCGCGATCGCCAACGGTTTCATCGATGCCGCGCGTTTCGCCGAAGACGGCCTCTGCACCGTGCGCATCTGGCAGGCCAACATCGGCAAGACCATCGTCGCCCACGTGCCGGTGACCGGCGGCCAAGTGCAGGAAACCGGCGATTTCGAACTGGACGGCGTGACCTTCCCGGCGGCGGAGATCCAGCTGGAGTTCCTCGATCCTTCCGATGAAGGCGAGGACGGCGGGGCGATGTTCCCGACCGGGCATCTGGTCGAGGACCTTGAAGTCCCCGGCCACGGCAGCTTCCGCGCCACGCTGATCAATGCCGGCGTGCCGACCGTGTTCGTCGATGCCGCCGCGCTCGGCTACGACGGCACCGAACTGCAGGGCGCCATCAACGAGGACAAGCCGGCACTCGCCCGGCTCGAGGCCATCCGCGCGCAGGCCGCGTTGCGCATGGGGTTGGTCGATGACGTGGCGAAGGCCGCGCAGCGCCCGCTGACGCCGAAGGTGGCCTTTGTCGCGCCGGCCCGGGATTACCTCTCCTCCAGCGGCGCGGCGGTGAAGGCGGGCGACATCGACCTGAATGTCCGCGCCATCTCCATGGGCAAGATGCACCACGCGATGATGGGCACGGCGTCGGTCGCCATCGCCTCGGCGGCTGCGGTGCCCGGCACGCTGGTGAACGAAGCGGCCGGCGGCGGCACCCGCGACGTGGTCCGCTTCGGCCACCCTTCCGGCACCTTGCGGGTCGGTGCCGCGGCGGAGCAGGTCGATGGGCAGTGGGTGGTCCGCAAGGCGGTGATGAGCCGCAGCGCCCGTGTGTTGATGGAAGGTACGGTCCGGGTGCCGGACCCGCAGGACGCTTGA
- a CDS encoding glutathione S-transferase family protein, with amino-acid sequence MKLYSKPGACSTADHIALQWTGQPFEVEVVTATQIKEPGFLALNPAGSVPVIVDGDFVLTQNAAIMGYIADSYPDAGLAGDNSPRQRAEATRWLAFCNSDLHPSFLPLFAPGLFMSGADNYDTVKELAAKRVRKHFETADKRLGEAGGWLAGFRSFADPYLYVTMGWAKKLGIDLTGLDHLAAFHQRMSADPGVQAALKAEGLM; translated from the coding sequence ATGAAGCTCTATTCCAAGCCCGGTGCCTGCTCGACCGCCGACCACATCGCCCTGCAGTGGACCGGCCAGCCGTTCGAGGTCGAAGTGGTCACGGCCACGCAGATCAAGGAGCCCGGCTTCCTGGCCCTGAACCCGGCCGGTTCGGTGCCGGTCATCGTCGATGGCGACTTCGTGCTGACCCAGAACGCGGCGATCATGGGCTACATCGCCGACAGCTATCCGGATGCCGGGCTCGCCGGTGACAACAGCCCGCGCCAGCGCGCCGAGGCGACCCGCTGGCTGGCCTTCTGCAACTCCGACCTGCACCCGTCCTTCCTGCCGCTGTTCGCGCCCGGGCTGTTCATGTCCGGCGCCGACAACTACGACACGGTCAAGGAACTGGCCGCCAAGCGCGTCCGCAAGCATTTCGAGACCGCGGACAAGCGGCTGGGCGAGGCCGGCGGCTGGCTGGCCGGCTTCCGCAGCTTTGCCGACCCTTATCTATATGTGACGATGGGATGGGCGAAGAAGCTCGGCATCGACCTGACCGGCCTCGACCATCTGGCTGCCTTCCACCAGCGCATGTCCGCCGATCCGGGCGTGCAGGCGGCGCTGAAGGCCGAAGGCTTGATGTAA
- a CDS encoding cell wall hydrolase, which yields MKLAWILWLASILPPQAADSLCLSATLYLEARDQSVRGQQAVAEVALRREDSGLWGDSMCKVVTARKQFAPTLVSPQTRLSNTEAWAQAVTIAIESERNWALPDGQRKEIVPGASHFMAHDIASPSWRNAYQVATIGDHTFLKVQPLRAKRG from the coding sequence ATGAAGCTTGCCTGGATCCTTTGGCTTGCCTCGATTCTTCCGCCGCAGGCCGCGGATTCCCTGTGCCTGTCGGCCACGCTGTATCTGGAGGCCCGTGACCAGTCGGTGCGTGGCCAGCAGGCCGTCGCCGAAGTGGCGCTGCGCCGCGAGGACAGCGGCCTGTGGGGCGATTCCATGTGCAAGGTGGTCACCGCCCGCAAGCAGTTCGCACCGACCCTGGTCTCGCCGCAGACCCGCCTCAGCAACACCGAGGCCTGGGCGCAGGCGGTCACCATCGCCATCGAGTCCGAGCGCAACTGGGCGTTGCCGGACGGCCAGCGCAAGGAAATCGTGCCGGGCGCCAGCCACTTCATGGCGCACGACATCGCCAGCCCGAGCTGGCGCAACGCCTATCAGGTCGCCACCATCGGCGATCACACCTTCCTGAAGGTGCAGCCGCTGCGCGCCAAGCGCGGCTGA
- a CDS encoding OmpA family protein, with the protein MNKKLLCAALLCGMGVAHSAVAQEFDDRWYVSASTGVNFQDNDRGTEDAIFGTLGFGKFWTPNWSVDLELNYQNPDKSANPNLWWSQYGASVDARYHFRNADRKWWPYLLFGVGMQRHEEEFAAICGPASGIPMQASCPAQHEDNNVAAKVGVGLQADFGRVDLRTELAARADFDEIQARPAAAQEDKFIDMLASVGLTVALGPEPMAPVAPPPATPNCADMDSDGDGVNDCNDKCPGSQAGQTIGPDGCPVPVTFDLKGVNFDFDKSKLRPDAIAILNEGIEILKRYPDIRAEVAGHTDLCGSDAYNQALSERRARAVYDYLTSNGIDAGRLSGPVGYGESRPLENTPQTLPDCKNERNRRTELNVQN; encoded by the coding sequence ATGAACAAGAAACTCCTCTGCGCCGCGTTGTTGTGCGGCATGGGTGTTGCACATTCCGCAGTCGCCCAGGAGTTTGACGACCGCTGGTACGTCTCCGCCTCCACCGGCGTTAACTTCCAGGACAACGACCGCGGTACTGAAGACGCCATCTTCGGCACGCTGGGCTTCGGCAAGTTCTGGACCCCGAACTGGTCGGTGGATCTGGAGCTGAACTACCAGAACCCGGACAAGTCGGCCAACCCGAACCTGTGGTGGAGCCAGTACGGCGCTTCGGTTGATGCGCGTTACCACTTCCGCAATGCGGATCGCAAGTGGTGGCCGTACCTGCTGTTCGGTGTCGGCATGCAGCGTCACGAGGAAGAGTTCGCCGCCATCTGCGGTCCGGCTTCGGGTATCCCGATGCAGGCTTCCTGCCCGGCCCAGCATGAAGACAACAACGTCGCCGCCAAGGTCGGTGTGGGTCTGCAGGCTGACTTCGGTCGCGTCGACCTCCGCACCGAGCTGGCTGCCCGCGCCGATTTCGACGAAATCCAGGCCCGTCCGGCTGCCGCCCAGGAAGACAAGTTCATCGACATGCTGGCTTCGGTCGGCCTGACCGTGGCGCTTGGCCCGGAGCCGATGGCCCCGGTCGCCCCGCCGCCGGCCACCCCGAACTGCGCCGACATGGACAGCGACGGTGACGGTGTCAACGACTGCAACGACAAGTGCCCGGGTTCGCAGGCTGGCCAGACCATCGGTCCGGACGGCTGCCCGGTTCCGGTGACCTTCGATCTGAAGGGCGTCAACTTCGACTTCGACAAGTCCAAGCTGCGTCCGGACGCGATCGCCATCCTGAACGAAGGCATCGAGATCCTGAAGCGTTACCCCGACATCCGCGCTGAAGTGGCCGGTCACACCGACCTCTGCGGTTCCGATGCCTACAACCAGGCCCTGTCCGAGCGTCGCGCCCGCGCCGTGTACGACTACCTGACCTCGAACGGCATTGACGCCGGTCGTCTGTCGGGCCCGGTCGGCTACGGCGAGAGCCGTCCGCTGGAGAACACCCCGCAGACGCTGCCGGATTGCAAGAACGAGCGCAACCGTCGCACCGAGCTGAACGTCCAGAACTGA